The Gemmatirosa kalamazoonensis nucleotide sequence GAGCGGCGACATCGGGGGCGCGTTAGGCGGGACGGAAGCGGGCGGCGGGCGCCGCGAAGAAGACGGGCGGCGGCCCGTGCCCGAAACATTCCCGCCGCGCCGCGCGAGGTCGAGGGGCAGCGCCCGTCCGCCCTCACGCCGACACGATGAGGAAGCCGACGAACCGCCCGTCGGGACCGGCGATGCGACTCGAGATGAGATAGTCGTACACCGCGGTCCACTGCGTCAGCTCGTGCACGGTGACGCACCCCTCGGACACGTGCCCCGGGTGGATGTACCGGCTGCTGTTCCCGCTCATGCCCTCGAGCTGGATGGGGAACCAGACGTCGGTGCACCGCATGCCGGGCGTCTTCGCGCGATACGGCCCCGTGTTGATGTTCGCGTGCGACTGGTCGGGAGCCATGATCATGTGCTTCCCGCGCGGGATCGGCGTGAACGATTCGTCCCACACGCTGTTGAGCGAGACGAGCGCGTGGACGCCGGCCACACTCACGGTCGCCCACTGCTGCTTCAGCGGTCCCTTGAACGGCGAGTTCTCGATGATCGGGGCTCCGAACGGGCTGACTTGCACGATCGCCGGTCCCATGGGGCCGACATCGGACAGGTACGTCGCCGCGTTCGCGGTCGTGAGGCTCGCCTCCTTGCCGACGTGCTCGGAGTTGCCATCCGCGATCGTGAAGTACTGACGCCCTCCGGTCTCCCGCAGCAGCTGCACCCTGGTGTACTCGCACAGGTACGCCGCCTGGCCGGACCCGTTCAGGGTCACCCGCAGCCACCCGGTGTCGTCCGCCCGCCGCGTGTACTTCACCCCGATGTCGCCCATGATGACATCCTCCTGAGAGTCGTCCGACGAAACCGATCCAGGGGGGGTGGAAGGGTGGACTAGTGCTCCGCCGTCGCGCTGGAGCCGTGATCGATGAAGTAGGTGAAGCTCCCGTCGCCGCCGACGGTGCCGACGTCGCAGTACAGGCACCGGTGCTGGCCGCCGCCGCCCGACTGCTGCGCGAGCGCGACGAGGTTGAAGTACGCGGGCCCGCCCTCGAGACCACCGACGCCGTTCGCGTCGACCCAGTAGCGGCCGGGAACGATCGGCTGGCGCACGATGCGCGCGAGCACCGCGACGTCGATCGGGTGCAGCTCGCGGCCGTTCACGAACACGCCCGTCACGTCGCCCGCGCCGCCGCCCGACGCGTCGGCCCGCAGTCGCCCGCCGAGCGTCAGGCCCGCGGCGATGATGCCCCGCGCCGGGCCGCCGCGCATGCCCCACGCGCCGGTGTCGCGATCGTACCAGTAGTCGCCCGGGCGCACGCCCATGCCGTAGCGCCGCTCGATGTCGCGGATGGTGCGGTCGTCGAGCGCGACGCCGTTCACGATCACCGACGACGCGACCTCCACGGCGGGCTCCGGCGCGTCCGGTGCCGCGACGGGAACGGGCGTGACGGCGACCGGTGCCGCCGGCCGACCATGTCTCGTCCCCTGTGCACCCACCAGCGCGACCGCACCGACGACGAGCCCCGCGACGACCAGCTTCACGCCGCGCCCCGATCCGTGCTCCGACATAGTTCCGCTCCCGCGTGGAAGGTGATGCGGATCACCAATCCCATACGCGGCGCCGAGCGTGGACCGATCAGGGGTTGAGCCAGTAGCTCGCCTTCACCACGAGGATGTTGTCCGGCCGCGTCGCGAACAGCGCCGCGCGGTCGCGCCCGAACGCGAAGTCGCCGACCGGCGCGATCCCCTGCCGCAGCTGCTGCCACGCGACGTAGAGCGTGGACCCGGGCCGGTACTCCCAGCGCAGCACCGCGTTGCCGCGCAGCGAGCGGAGGTTGAAGTCGAGGTCGGGCACGCGTCCCGGGTAGTCCGCGAAGTCGTACGAGCGCGCGCGCACGAGCTGCCGCGCCGCGCCGTAGTCCGCGCTCGAGATGAGCGGCTGCACGTACGTCTCGAGCGAGAGGTCGCGCGTGAACGTCACGTTGAGCCGCGTCTCGAGGCCGAGCTCCGTCTGGGCGAGCGGCGCGAACAGGTAGCGCGCGCCGTACGTCGGCGTGTACGCGCTGTCGCGCACGGCGGTCACGTACTGCGCGGTGACGCGCGCCTTCGTGAACGTCGGACCGACGCGCAGGTTCCACCGCGACGACGTCTTCAGCCCGACGCCCGCCTCGACGTTGTACGTCCAGCCGCCGCTCTCGTCGCGCTGGTAGAACACGCCGCCGTCGCCGGTGATCGGCTTGCGCCCGTCCGACGAGAACGCGACGTTCGCCGCCACGTTCGCCGGCCGGATCGCGATCGGGCCGCCGCGCGTCAGGCGGTCGTCGAACGACCGGAACTGCCGCCGCACCGCGCCGTTGAACGACCAGTAGCCGACCGTGAGCAGGTTCGCGTTCACGCCGCCGACGGTGAGGATCGGCTCCCACGCGGTGTTGTGCTCCGACCGCACGTTCGGCGTCACCGACCACCGACGCACGTGCTTGCCGGGACGGTTCTCGCGGTACGACACGTTGAACGCGACGTCGCGCCGATCGGTGCGGTACGAGAACCCGAGATCGTTCACCTCGTAGCCGGGGCTCGTCGCCGCGGCAGCGAGATCGCCGCGCCAGTGCTCCCCCGACTGCTTCGTGATCCCCGCGCTCGCCGAGTAGCCGCCGAGCGACGCCCGGGTGCCTAACGGCGCGTTCGGGTCGACGTCGACCGCGAGGTGGTCCGCGTCGGGGCGCTGGAAGAAGTGGTTCGACGCCGTCTCCACGAGCGCGATCGACGCCGCGCTGCCGCGAATCAGGCTGCCCTCGGCGTCGCCGCGGAGCCGCCACGCGTGGTTCGCCCACTCGTGCCGGAAGTCGACGCCGCCGGCGAACGCGTCGGACCGGAAGGCGCGCCGCAGCACGTCCGTGGCGAGGTCGCGATGCACCGCGGTCAGGGCGCCGCCGACGATCGTCTGCCCACCACGGTACTCGCGCCGCGCGCGGCTCACGAAGTAGCCCGACCGCGGCTCCGCGGCGCTCGTGAGGTCGTGCCCGAGGTCGTCGCGGTAGCGCGCGTTCTCCCGGCCGGTCACCGCGCCGAGCGTGCCTAACGACCACCCGGCCACCTTGCCGGAGAGCTTCGCCGCCCCGAGGATCGTCGTCGTCGTCGGGATGTCGGCGAACGGTGTCGGAGCGCCCAGCGTCGGCGCGCGGCCGATGCGGCGGCTGTAGAAGAGCTGCCCGCCGCTCGTGTTGCCGAGCCCGAAGTCGAAGATCTCGCTCCCCTCGAGGAAGAACGGCCGCTTCTCCTCGAAGAACGTCTCGTACACGCCGAGGTTCACGACCGCGGGGTCGACCTCCACCTGTCCGAAGTCGGGGTTCAGCGTCGCGACGAGCGTGAGGTTCGACGCCACGCGGTAGCGCAGGTCGAGCCCCGCCGAGCCGACGTACTCGTGCTTCGTGCGATACGGGTTGCCGTGCGGGTCGACGTACTCCGCGCGGCTCACGGTGTACGGCAGCAGCTCCAGCCGCTTGCCCGCGTGCAGCCCGTTGAGCCCCGCGAGATGGCCGTACGCCGGTACCCCGCCGCGATCGCGCTTCGGGATGAACGTCGAGACCGCGTACTCGAGGTTGCGACCGATGACGCGCTCGAACTGCACGCCCCACGTCTGCGCGCTATCTCTGCCGAAGCGGAGCTGGCTGAACGGGATGCGGTACTCCGCGGTCCACCCGCCGGAGTCCACCGACGTCGCGACGTCCCACACCGCGTCCCACGAGTTGTCGTCGGCGTCGATCGTCTTCACCTCGTCGCGCCGCACGCCCGCCGGGTTCACGTCGAAGCCGAACGCCGTGCGATGATCGTGGTAGCTGTCGAGCATCACGCCGAACCAGTCGGAGTCGCCCAACGGCATGTCGCGCCGGCCGAGGCGCCCGGTGACGCGTCCGCGGTCGTGCAGCCGCACGCCGACGTACAGCGCATCGTCGTCGTAGAGCACGCGCACCTCGGTGCGCTCGCTCGCCGGCTTTCCCTCGTCGGGGTCGATCTGCGTGAACGCGTCGGTGACGGGGGCGTCGCGCCATGCCGCGTCGTCGAGTCGTCCGTCGACGTGGATGGTGCCGACGAGGCGCGCGGCGCGGGACACGGGGACCGCGGCCCCGCCGGCCGAGACGGTCGGGGCGACGCTCGGCTGGGCGAGCGCGGAGCGAGCGGCCACCACGGCGGGCACCATGGCGGCCAGCACCGCGCCGACGGAGGGGATCGGGCGCAGGAGGGG carries:
- a CDS encoding DUF5916 domain-containing protein, whose translation is MHPLLRPIPSVGAVLAAMVPAVVAARSALAQPSVAPTVSAGGAAVPVSRAARLVGTIHVDGRLDDAAWRDAPVTDAFTQIDPDEGKPASERTEVRVLYDDDALYVGVRLHDRGRVTGRLGRRDMPLGDSDWFGVMLDSYHDHRTAFGFDVNPAGVRRDEVKTIDADDNSWDAVWDVATSVDSGGWTAEYRIPFSQLRFGRDSAQTWGVQFERVIGRNLEYAVSTFIPKRDRGGVPAYGHLAGLNGLHAGKRLELLPYTVSRAEYVDPHGNPYRTKHEYVGSAGLDLRYRVASNLTLVATLNPDFGQVEVDPAVVNLGVYETFFEEKRPFFLEGSEIFDFGLGNTSGGQLFYSRRIGRAPTLGAPTPFADIPTTTTILGAAKLSGKVAGWSLGTLGAVTGRENARYRDDLGHDLTSAAEPRSGYFVSRARREYRGGQTIVGGALTAVHRDLATDVLRRAFRSDAFAGGVDFRHEWANHAWRLRGDAEGSLIRGSAASIALVETASNHFFQRPDADHLAVDVDPNAPLGTRASLGGYSASAGITKQSGEHWRGDLAAAATSPGYEVNDLGFSYRTDRRDVAFNVSYRENRPGKHVRRWSVTPNVRSEHNTAWEPILTVGGVNANLLTVGYWSFNGAVRRQFRSFDDRLTRGGPIAIRPANVAANVAFSSDGRKPITGDGGVFYQRDESGGWTYNVEAGVGLKTSSRWNLRVGPTFTKARVTAQYVTAVRDSAYTPTYGARYLFAPLAQTELGLETRLNVTFTRDLSLETYVQPLISSADYGAARQLVRARSYDFADYPGRVPDLDFNLRSLRGNAVLRWEYRPGSTLYVAWQQLRQGIAPVGDFAFGRDRAALFATRPDNILVVKASYWLNP